In Streptomyces sp. SN-593, a single genomic region encodes these proteins:
- the ettA gene encoding energy-dependent translational throttle protein EttA encodes MAEYIYTMRKTRKAHGDKVILDDVTLSFLPGAKIGVVGPNGAGKSTVLKIMAGLEQPSNGDAFLSPGYSVGMLLQEPPLDESKTVLENVQDGVAETKAQLDRFNEIAEQMATDYSDALLDEMGKLQEQLDHSNAWDLDAQLEQAMDALGCPPGDWPVTNLSGGEKRRVALCKLLLEAPDLLLLDEPTNHLDAESVQWLEQHLAKYPGTVVAVTHDRYFLDNVAQWILELDRGRALPYEGNYSTYLENKASRLKVEGQKDAKRQKRLKEELEWVRSNAKGRQAKSKARLARYEEMAAEADKMRKLDFEEIQIPPGPRLGSVVVEVDHLHKAFGEKVLIDDLSFTLPRNGIVGVIGPNGAGKTTLFKMLQGLEQADTGTIKVGETVKISYVDQGRSNIDPKKTLWEVVSDGLDYINVGQVEMPSRAYVSAFGFKGPDQQKPAGVLSGGERNRLNLALTLKQGGNLLLLDEPTNDLDVETLSSLENALLEFPGAAVVVSHDRWFLDRVATHILAYEGDSKWFWFEGNFESYEKNKVERLGPDAARPHRATYKKLTRG; translated from the coding sequence TTGGCTGAGTACATCTACACGATGCGCAAGACGCGCAAGGCGCACGGCGACAAGGTCATCCTCGATGATGTGACGCTGAGCTTCCTGCCGGGCGCGAAGATCGGTGTGGTCGGCCCGAACGGTGCCGGTAAGTCCACCGTGCTGAAGATCATGGCGGGGCTGGAGCAGCCGTCGAACGGGGACGCGTTCCTGTCGCCCGGCTACAGCGTGGGCATGCTGTTGCAGGAGCCGCCGCTGGACGAGTCGAAGACGGTCCTGGAGAACGTGCAGGACGGCGTCGCGGAGACGAAGGCGCAGCTCGACCGGTTCAACGAGATCGCCGAGCAGATGGCGACGGACTACTCCGACGCGCTGCTGGACGAGATGGGCAAGCTGCAGGAGCAGCTCGACCACTCCAACGCGTGGGACCTGGACGCGCAGCTCGAGCAGGCGATGGACGCGCTCGGCTGCCCCCCCGGGGACTGGCCGGTGACGAACCTGTCCGGTGGCGAGAAGCGCCGGGTGGCGCTGTGCAAGCTGCTGCTGGAGGCGCCCGACCTGCTGCTGCTGGACGAGCCGACCAACCACCTCGACGCGGAGTCGGTGCAGTGGCTGGAGCAGCACCTGGCGAAGTACCCCGGCACCGTGGTGGCCGTGACCCACGACCGGTACTTCCTGGACAACGTCGCGCAGTGGATCCTGGAGCTGGACCGCGGCCGGGCGCTGCCGTACGAGGGCAACTACTCGACGTACCTGGAGAACAAGGCGTCCCGGCTGAAGGTCGAGGGGCAGAAGGACGCCAAGCGGCAGAAGCGCCTGAAGGAGGAGTTGGAGTGGGTCCGCTCCAACGCCAAGGGGCGGCAGGCCAAGTCGAAGGCCCGACTGGCCAGGTACGAGGAGATGGCCGCCGAGGCCGACAAGATGCGGAAGCTGGACTTCGAGGAGATCCAGATCCCGCCGGGTCCGCGGCTCGGGTCGGTCGTGGTCGAGGTGGACCACCTGCACAAGGCGTTCGGCGAGAAGGTGCTGATCGACGACCTGTCGTTCACCCTGCCGCGCAACGGCATCGTCGGTGTCATCGGGCCGAACGGCGCGGGCAAGACCACGCTGTTCAAGATGCTGCAGGGCCTGGAGCAGGCGGACACCGGCACCATCAAGGTCGGCGAGACCGTGAAGATCTCGTACGTGGACCAGGGCCGCTCCAACATCGACCCCAAGAAGACGCTGTGGGAGGTCGTCTCGGACGGCCTGGACTACATCAACGTCGGGCAGGTCGAGATGCCGTCGCGGGCGTACGTGTCGGCGTTCGGCTTCAAGGGGCCGGACCAGCAGAAGCCGGCCGGGGTGCTCTCCGGCGGTGAGCGCAACCGGCTGAACCTCGCGCTGACCCTCAAGCAGGGCGGCAACCTCCTGCTCCTGGACGAGCCGACCAACGACCTCGACGTGGAGACGCTGTCGTCGCTGGAGAACGCGCTGCTGGAGTTCCCCGGTGCGGCCGTGGTCGTCTCCCACGACCGGTGGTTCCTGGACCGGGTGGCGACGCACATCCTGGCGTACGAGGGCGACTCGAAGTGGTTCTGGTTCGAGGGCAACTTCGAGTCGTACGAGAAGAACAAGGTCGAGCGGCTGGGGCCGGACGCGGCGCGCCCGCACCGGGCCACGTACAAGAAGCTGACGCGCGGCTGA
- a CDS encoding acyl-CoA thioesterase: protein MARHVFRCPLRWGDMDAYGHVNNVLFLRYLEEARIDLMFRLADREGGGTFSGGSVVARHEIDYLRPLVHRYEPVAIETWVESINAASMTVRYEVKDEQAVYARAATVVVPYSLAEQRPRRITREERAFLERYRDEGAVVG, encoded by the coding sequence ATGGCCCGGCACGTCTTCCGCTGTCCGCTGCGCTGGGGCGACATGGACGCGTACGGGCACGTCAACAACGTGCTCTTCCTGCGGTACCTGGAGGAAGCGCGGATCGACCTCATGTTCCGGCTGGCGGACAGGGAAGGCGGCGGGACGTTCTCGGGCGGGTCGGTGGTGGCCAGGCACGAGATCGACTACCTGCGGCCCCTGGTGCACCGGTACGAGCCGGTGGCGATCGAGACGTGGGTGGAGAGCATCAACGCCGCGTCGATGACCGTCAGGTACGAGGTGAAGGACGAGCAGGCGGTGTACGCGCGGGCGGCGACCGTCGTGGTGCCGTACTCGCTGGCCGAGCAGCGGCCGCGGCGGATCACCCGGGAGGAGCGGGCGTTCCTGGAGCGCTACCGGGACGAGGGGGCCGTGGTCGGGTGA